One region of Triticum aestivum cultivar Chinese Spring chromosome 6B, IWGSC CS RefSeq v2.1, whole genome shotgun sequence genomic DNA includes:
- the LOC123133701 gene encoding uncharacterized protein, with protein sequence MCYHTTHPTPPRPNASRTPHGAGAPAARRSGAPAAARCRPLPGSARLHAPPASASIRPCPSTRAAAYARTRPLPVSARRQPPPASGLARLRATLASARRRGPPPLLSSSSLSPFSRFAGLCLRCSPLPAVGLGADGVDGVQWIRGFATRSSARRRVASSALAADDLSSSRTSMVVLVCSCPWRKEGEGVWLLVAAAPVSTGTRYGCTEARRPDRTHVLY encoded by the coding sequence ATGTGCTATCACACCACACACCCCACGCCCCCTCGCCCAAACGCATCTCGCACGCCACACGGGGCTGGAGCACCagcagctcgccggagcggagcacCAGCAGCCGCCCGCTGCCGGCCTCTGCCCGGCTCTGCCCGTCTCCACGCGCCGCCGGCCTCCGCCAGCATCCGGCCCTGCCCATCTACACGCGCCGCCGCCTACGCCCGCACACGTCCACTGCCCGTCTCCGCGCGCCGTCAGCCTCCGCCCGCATCTGGCCTCGCCCGTCTCCGCGCGACACTGGCCTCCGCGCGCCGCCGGGGTCCGCCTCCGCTGctctcctcttcctccctctctcccttctctcGATTCGCGGGCCTCTGCCTCCGCTGCTCCCCTCTGCCGGCGGTGGGGCTTGGCGCTGacggagttgatggggtccaatgGATCCGGGGATTCGCGACCCGATCCAGCGCCCGGAGGAGGGTGGCGAGCTCTGCCTTGGCGGCGGACGACTTGAGCTCCTCGCGGACGTCCATGGTGGTGTTGGTGTGCTCCTGTCCATGGAGAAAGGAAGGAGAAGGGGTGTGGCTGCTGGTTGCTGCTGCTCCGGTGAGCACAGGCACACGGTATGGTTGCACGGAGGCGCGGCGTCCAGATCGAACTCATGTACTGTACTGA